The proteins below come from a single Benincasa hispida cultivar B227 chromosome 4, ASM972705v1, whole genome shotgun sequence genomic window:
- the LOC120075007 gene encoding N-alpha-acetyltransferase 50, with protein sequence MGVGREVPISLDGVRDKNLMQLKKLNTALFPVRYNEKYYADVLASGEFTKLAYYSDICVGSIACRLEKKEHGSVRVYIMTLGVLAPYRGLGIGGRLLNHVLDLCSKQNITEIYLHVQTNNDDAINFYKKFGFEITETIQNYYANITPPDCYVLTRLITQTQTKK encoded by the exons ATGGGGGTGGGGCGCGAAGTCCCAATTTCGCTCGACGGAGTCAGGGATAAGAACTTGATGCAGCTCAAGAAACTCAATACAGCCCTCTTCCCTGTTCGCTATAACGAGAAGTACTACGCCGATGTCCTTGCCTCTGGCGAGTTCACTAAACTAG CATACTACAGTGATATATGTGTTGGCTCCATTGCATGTCGCCTTGAGAAGAAAGAACATGGATCTGTACGTGTCTACATCATGACCCTGGGTGTTCTAGCACCCTACCGCGGACTAGGCATCG GTGGTAGGCTGTTAAATCATGTCCTTGATCTCTGCTCAAAGCAAAACATTACTGAAATCTATTTGCATGTTCAGACAAATAATGATGACGCCATCAATTTCTATAAGAAATTTGGGTTTGAGATTACAGAAACCATTCAGAACTATTACGCAAACATTACCCCGCCAGATTGCTATGTTCTTACCAGGTTAATCACTCAAACTCAGACCAAGAAGTAA
- the LOC120076896 gene encoding aurachin C monooxygenase/isomerase-like — MVEKKEKPKAVIVGGSIAGISCAHTLLKAGWEVQVLERSSTPPTGCSTGAGLALDPLSQRLLQSWLSRPELLLEYSLPLATEQVEISPLRSLHSIDGESKRARVLSNDENFNFRASHWADLHSLLYNELPSDIFLWGHLFLSLCISDDKTSVKIKARVVESGEIVEIIGDLLVAADGCLSSIRQTFLPNFKLRYSGYYGWRGVFDFSERENLETVMNIRKAYPEIGKCLYMDLASNTHILLFEIPKKKINWVWFVNEPQPQLKARSMSMKVNETMVKKLHQQVDEIWVPELAKVVKETKDPFINVIYDCDPLEQIVWDNVVLVGEAAHPTTPHCARSTNMALLDAFVLGECLLKWGLLDLKSALAEYQSLRLPVIYAQVLHSRHVGRIKQGSTLSDRERFDPSAATTTQNFPELQIRNTPFLDDVPRVIDLI, encoded by the exons ATGGTTGAGAAGAAGGAGAAGCCCAAAGCCGTTATCGTAGGAGGGAGCATTGCCGGAATATCTTGCGCTCACACTCTTCTTAAAGCTGGCTGGGAAGTTCAAGTTCTTGAACGATCTTCCACGCCGCCGACCGGTTGTTCCACCGGTGCCGGACTCGCCCTTGATCCTCTCTCTCAAAGGCTACTCCAGTCATGGCTTTCCCGGCCTGAACTTCTCCTCGAATACAGTTTGCCTCTTGCCACGGAGCAGGTCGAAATCTCTCCCCTTCGTTCCCTTCATT CAATCGATGGAGAAAGCAAGAGAGCAAGGGTTTTGAGTAATGACGAGAATTTCAATTTTAGAGCATCACATTGGGCTGACCTCCATAGCCTTCTATACAACGAGCTTCCATCTGATATATTTCTTTGGGGTCATCTTTTCCTCTCTCTTTGCATTTCTGATGACAAAACGTCTGTGAAAATCAAAGCAAGAGTTGTGGAAAGTGGTGAAATCGTTGAAATAATTGGGGATTTGCTTGTTGCAGCTGACGGTTGTCTCTCTTCCATTCGTCAAACATTTCTTCCTAACTTCAAATTGAG GTATTCCGGATATTATGGTTGGAGAGGGGTTTTTGATTTCTCAGAGAGAGAGAATTTGGAGACAGTGATGAACATCCGTAAAGCATATCCTGAAATTGGTAAATGCTTGTACATGGACTTGGCATCTAATACTCATATTTTACTCTTCGAGATTCCAAAGAAGAAAATCAATTGGGTTTGGTTTGTTAATGAACCACAACCCCAACTTAAG GCTAGATCAATGAGCATGAAAGTAAATGAGACGATGGTGAAAAAATTGCACCAACAAGTGGATGAAATTTGGGTCCCTGAGCTTGCAAAAGTcgttaaagaaacaaaagatccTTTCATCAATGTCATCTATGATTGTGATCCATTAGAACAAATAGTTTGGGACAATGTGGTATTAGTTGGAGAAGCAGCTCATCCAACGACTCCTCATTGTGCAAGAAGCACAAATATGGCTTTATTAGATGCATTTGTTTTAGGTGAATGCCTTCTAAAGTGGGGACTACTTGATCTAAAATCAGCCCTTGCTGAGTATCAGTCTCTCCGGCTACCTGTGATTTATGCCCAAGTCCTGCATTCTCGACACGTCGGTCGAATAAAGCAAGGTTCGACGCTTTCCGATCGGGAACGTTTCGACCCCAGTGCAGCTACTACTACGCAAAACTTCCCAGAGCTTCAAATTAGAAATACACCTTTCCTTGATGATGTTCCTCGAGTGATTGATCTAATTTAA